The sequence TGGGAAAAGTGGGGCTAATGTTAGGCGGGTAGAGCAGCAGACTGGTGCTCGCATTAAAGTTCAAGAGATTGACAAAGATGCTTCTGGAGAAAGGCTGATCATTGTTTCATCTAACGAGGTAACAATGCAGCTGGTTTCGAGTTGCCAACCACTTTCTTGCACCAATACTCACAATTTTATCTCCTTTTCATTCATCCAGATACCAACTGAACCAATATCCCCAACAATTGAGGCACTCATTTTGCTCCACGATAAAGTAAGTGCATCCTCTGAGAAACACCATTCAAGTACAAGGCTTGTTGTACCATCAAACAAAGTTGGCTGTATTCTTGGGGAAGGTGGGCAGGTGATTACTGAAATGAGAAGACGAACTGGGGCTGAAATTCGAGTTTACTCGAAGGCAGATAAACCAAAATACTTGTCTTTTGGTGATGAACTTGTGCAGGTGACTTAATATTTGCTAACAGCATCAACATATTTCTATATGTTTTTATTATCTAGACCATTTATTTGTTAACTTTTGTTGTACCTGTATATTTGTTCCAAGCTTTCAGGTTGCAGGGCCTCCAGCTATTGCAAGAGGAGCCCTCACAGAGATTGCTTCGAGGCTTAGAACTAGGACTTTGAGAGATACAAGTACTGCCAATAATCCTCCACCTTTTGCCCCTTCCGATGATCCTACTGTCGATATGCCTAGCAGAAAATTAACACTATATGGAGGGCCTACCAATGATACACCGTATGGAAGGCCTGCCAATGATCCACTGTATGGAAGGCCTGCCATTGATCCACCATTTGGAAGACCTACCAACGATCGACCATACGGAAGGCCTGCCATCGTTCCACCATTTGGAAGACCTACCAATGATCCACCATATGGAAGGCCTGCCAATGATCCACCATATGAAAGGCCTACCAATGATCCACCATATGGACGACCTTCCAGTACTATAGCATATGGAAGACCAAACAGAAGTGCACCTCGTGATCCTTCAGATGCATATCCTGTAGACTACTTCTCTAAAAGAGAACATCCTAGTGGAGGCCCTATGTTTACTAGTAATGCCCCATCAGCTGCTTATGAGAGATATGCAGCACCCACACACTTTCCTACTAGAGAACCTCCCTCAACTTTCAGTCATCGTTCCTATCGTGACCACATGCCTACTGATAGCTACTCTAGTAGGGGTACACAGAAATTAGACATCACGAGAGATGGAAATTCAGATGCTTATGATtatacagaggtacatctttgccGTGAGCTTCCCTCTTTTGCAAATGGCCATCACCTAAAATTTTCATTAGAAGCTTGAGACTTTACACATGACTGTTCCACTGTCCCTATTCTGTTCCATAATTTGCTGGCACTACTGAACATTGGGGAAACGTTATATGTTGGTGTCTTAGCTTCTGTGGCAGTAATGTTCACCCTATAATGTGGTCACACTGTCACAGTGGTGCAACTCTTTTCATTTGTTGTCACTTGCATCTTGGTTCAATATATATCTGGCTGTTGGATGTACTCTGCTGCTTTTAGTTTCAATCGGTTTTTCTTGATATTATCTATGCCTACCAGAACATCTCATATTCTGTATATATTTAAATTTTATCATTGCACAGGCTGCTGGACAAATTCATGGACTGGAGGACTATAGAGGACTGCCAAGTGCTTCTGGGTATGACTTTGGAGGCCTTACTTCCTGAACATAATTTTAATTTTACCTATACAGATTTCATTGAAAATACCTTTTCTGGCAGAAGGTTCTCGAGCACTATTGAACTAAGGATTCCAAATAGTTCTTTGGAGTCTATTGTTGGTGTTGGCGGGGTCAATTTAGCAGAGATACGTCAGGTATAGAAGTTATTTATTCCATGGACACTGCTATATGAAATGCATTCCCCTGTTATGATTAGTTTTTCTCTTCCATGGGCAACTGCTATATGAAATGTGTCCTTATGACATAATAGATTTTCTCACTAATGTTCTACTTGACACCAGATTTCTGGTGCAAGACTGAGGCTACATGAGGCTCATGCTGGTTCTTCTGAGTCTGTGGTGGAGATCCAGGGCACACTGGACCAAGCAAAAGCTGCGCAGAGCCTCCTGGAGGGCTTTATCAGCGCGAACAGCAGGCAGCAGCAATCCCATTCTTCTCGCATGCCACTTTACCCAAGATGGGGATAGCTTCTGGTTGTGGCAGGGGAAAACCGAGTCAGCAGGGTTGGCTGGAGTTATCTCAGACTGCAGATTAGATGCATCGATGATGTTAATGGTAGCTGTTTAAATTGACCGTGCAAGCATGATAACTTATATTATGCCATAGGACAAGTAATGCTGATTCTCTCATGAAATACTAAGTGACAAGCTGTCTCTGTAGTTGTATTTGTTTCTGAATGTTTGAACCCTACTGTTACAACGGCTGCTATTTTAGGTCAGATTTCAGAGGCCGGATAATTATGTTATCTGCAGAGTTGGGCCAAAAAAAAAAGCTCAATCTGGTTGAGACTGGCTTCACCCATGCCGTTTCATTTTTAGAAGTTACAGCATCTCTGCAAAATATatgggtaaggcctcttggaacgcATGAATTTCATAGAAATCAGTTTATTTTCTCAGAAAAAACATGGGAAACAGGGGAAAAAAATCCCACGTTCCAAGAGGCCTAAAGTTTGTGTCTGTTTAGATCCTGATAATATGGGAGCTACCAACATTTGATCTGTCCTTTTATAAGTACTCTTTGTACCAAAATGTTTTATAAGTACCCACCGTACCAAATTGCAAGTCACTTTAGCTCTTTTACGTGCACAACTTTTGCTATACAtataaatatatacatatatgGTGACACTATTCATTATTCATCATCTAGGGTGACCAGAGATCCATCGTCTAAACCAGCCCATCGAACCATCTTCGCGTGCTAGCCCACCCAAGTCAACCCGGCGCTATCTTTGTGTGCTAGCCCACCCAAAGTAATTAATTTTCGGTGGTACCCTAGCTCATGTCCTGCTCGACCATGCCCTCCCTCCCGCTCCCTGCTCGGCCACACCCTTAGGGCCATCTTCAGAAATGAACTCGGATTCATTTCAGCtcatcaaaatttatataaattagagaaataaTCTGGCTAGGAACCATTTCAGGGCTCCAATCCGTGAAAAGCGAACATGGCCTTACTTGTCATCAATTTCTCCTACTCAGCCGTCGTTTTTTTATGTAATGGCAGGAGCTCTGCCTTTTCATTAAGAAGAAGATTAGAATTGACCCAGTTTTAAGAAAAATCGGGCCCGAAACCTACACAGGGAGCCCAAATAACACAAGCAGCGGCAACCCCACACACAAAGCACATCTAGAGTCATCGTTGCCGAGCTCAACGCAAGGTACGAGCAGCTCCGACTTCGCCAGACAGGCCGCACACGGCCAAAAGAACATGACGACTCCTACACCTTAAACCTGACACAGAAGGAGGACTGTGATGCGCCATCGTTGCCCGGCCTCAAGACACCCACACTCTAGGCAGCTCCGATTCTTCACCAGCGATCATGATCCAACACCCACCTTCGGTTTTTGCCTGACCTCCAAAACAATCCAGACCAGAGGAAGGGGGTTCGCCTCATGTCATCGTTGCCGAGCCACTTCCCCTAACGTGGTAGCTTCGACTTCACGTTGCAAACCCCACCTCCACCCACAATCCAGACGCTGGGAAGCGAAAGCATCAACCGAAGGCAACGCTGAGGCCGAGACGAGCGCAAGACGCCTTCAGGAAGGGAGTGACGTCCAGGAAGCCACCGTCACATATCCAAGATGGACTGGGCTTTCGCCCATGAAAGACGCAACAATGCGACATCCTCAACAGGGGGAAGTGGTGCCCTCGGGTGTCACCGTCGCCGAGACTTTCGCCCAAGATGCCCTCCATCACTCGAAAGGCCAGGACCCCAGGTCAAAGCTTGCAGCCACCACTGTCACCATCGCCTTGGCTTCCGCGTAAACCCCTCCAGAGGGCACCGACGTGCTGGCTACCGCAGCAGCCGCAGAGCTACGTCGGCTGACATCCCCTCCGGCTAGGCACACGGAACCAGGAACACCTTGCCGTGTGCGCCACACGTGCTGCCACTGAAACCGCGTTGAGAGCATCACCTTCTCAACTGCCACTCGCACGCAGCATGCCCCTAGCTCCAACCTCTGTAGGCCGCCACATCCCAGAATGGCCAGAGACAGTGGCGCACAGCCACTGCCGCCATTGACGCAacccgtcgtcgtcgtcaccacgccagctgaaagggaattaggcttacacctagctcctaaataattttggtggttgaattgcccaacacaaatctttggactaactagtttgctctagtgtataagtaatacaggtgccaaaggttcacacttagccaataaaaagaccaagtgttgggttcaacaaaagagcaaaggagcaaccgaaggctcctctggtctggcgcaccggactgtccggtgtgccaccggacagtgtccggtgcaccagaggaattcaactcaaactcgtcgccctcgggaaattccagagcccgcgcgctataattcaccggactggtgCTCATTTGAGACGCAGCTtaggaactcgccagtctcgggaactcgcgaaggctgctccgctataattcatcggacatgtccggtgtgcaccggactgtccggtgcaacctcggggcaacgactacttcgcgccaacggtcacatgcaggcgcatttaatgcgcgccagaagcgcgcagtcgtcaggcaagcgggagcaggcgcaccagacactctacagtgcatgtccggtggccaccggacatcaaggcgggcccagagacagagctccaacggtcgacccaacgactatttggtgacgtggctgtctcaccggacatgtccggtgtgcaccggactgtccggtgcgccatcgaacaaacagcctcaccaaacggctagtttggtggttggggctataaataccccccaaccacccaccattcatagaatcaaagttttccacttcccaactacttacaagagctctagcattcaattctagacacaccaaagagatcaaatcctctccaaattccacacaacgccctagtgattagagagagtgatttgcttgtgtttctttcgagctcttgcgcttggattgctttcttctttcttgattctttcattgc is a genomic window of Zea mays cultivar B73 chromosome 5, Zm-B73-REFERENCE-NAM-5.0, whole genome shotgun sequence containing:
- the LOC103626142 gene encoding KH domain-containing protein HEN4 isoform X2, with protein sequence MDYDKSRRSNSKKRRHSNSDDGKRKRLSSRHDDTSMSSEPIETIYRILCPAKKIGSVLGRGGDIVKALREETKAKIRVADSIPGADERVIIIFNYQNQPELTDEAAEKQISDGLGNMKPHCFAQDALLKIHDKIVADEIYDEVAHDESSDDVTARILVQGNQVGCLLGKGGSIIQQLRSDTGAGIRVLSSENLPQCALQSDELVQISGAPSLVRKALYEISTRLHQHPRKENRPLEQIIDASTQRKHESPTLQHENPMLPHLHSHHPPPIPLLDPYRSGPQYPVSETEEFSIRILCASELIGSVIGKSGANVRRVEQQTGARIKVQEIDKDASGERLIIVSSNEIPTEPISPTIEALILLHDKVSASSEKHHSSTRLVVPSNKVGCILGEGGQVITEMRRRTGAEIRVYSKADKPKYLSFGDELVQVAGPPAIARGALTEIASRLRTRTLRDTSTANNPPPFAPSDDPTVDMPSRKLTLYGGPTNDTPYGRPANDPLYGRPAIDPPFGRPTNDRPYGRPAIVPPFGRPTNDPPYGRPANDPPYERPTNDPPYGRPSSTIAYGRPNRSAPRDPSDAYPVDYFSKREHPSGGPMFTSNAPSAAYERYAAPTHFPTREPPSTFSHRSYRDHMPTDSYSSRGTQKLDITRDGNSDAYDYTEAAGQIHGLEDYRGLPSASGFSSTIELRIPNSSLESIVGVGGVNLAEIRQISGARLRLHEAHAGSSESVVEIQGTLDQAKAAQSLLEGFISANSRQQQSHSSRMPLYPRWG
- the LOC103626142 gene encoding KH domain-containing protein HEN4 isoform X1 — protein: MDYDKSRRSNSKKRRHSNSDDGKRKRLSSRHDDTSMSSEPIETIYRILCPAKKIGSVLGRGGDIVKALREETKAKIRVADSIPGADERVIIIFNYQNQPELTDEAAEKQISDGLGNMKPHCFAQDALLKIHDKIVADEIYDEVAHDESSDDVTARILVQGNQVGCLLGKGGSIIQQLRSDTGAGIRVLSSENLPQCALQSDELVQISGAPSLVRKALYEISTRLHQHPRKENRPLEQIIDASTQRKHESPTLQHENPMLPHLHSHHPPPIPLLDPYRSGPQYPVSETEEFSIRILCASELIGSVIGKSGANVRRVEQQTGARIKVQEIDKDASGERLIIVSSNEIPTEPISPTIEALILLHDKVSASSEKHHSSTRLVVPSNKVGCILGEGGQVITEMRRRTGAEIRVYSKADKPKYLSFGDELVQVAGPPAIARGALTEIASRLRTRTLRDTSTANNPPPFAPSDDPTVDMPSRKLTLYGGPTNDTPYGRPANDPLYGRPAIDPPFGRPTNDRPYGRPAIVPPFGRPTNDPPYGRPANDPPYERPTNDPPYGRPSSTIAYGRPNRSAPRDPSDAYPVDYFSKREHPSGGPMFTSNAPSAAYERYAAPTHFPTREPPSTFSHRSYRDHMPTDSYSSRGTQKLDITRDGNSDAYDYTEAAGQIHGLEDYRGLPSASGRFSSTIELRIPNSSLESIVGVGGVNLAEIRQISGARLRLHEAHAGSSESVVEIQGTLDQAKAAQSLLEGFISANSRQQQSHSSRMPLYPRWG